The following DNA comes from Phytohabitans rumicis.
TGGGTGTAGATGGTCGCGTGCAGCACCAGGCCGATCCGGGCAGGATCGGCAGCGGCACGGGACAGCGCCTGGCGGGCCGCACGCACGGCCATCTCCGGAGGCGAGATGTCCCCCGCGATGCAGGCACCGGTCAGCCTGTTCTCCAGGTATGAGGCCGGGCTGTACTCGCCGCGCCGGGCGGCATGTCCGGCGTCCGACACGGGGGGTTGAAAGACACCCAGCCCGGAGAGGTAAACGTTGGTGACTTTCAAACGCGTCTCCCCAAATCGGCCGGCCAGAGCGCCACATCCGCCTTTCGGAAAGACTCTAATGGCCCATATGGATGAACGCGGTACAGGCCGACTCGACGCCGGGCTGAGGAATGCTTGAATCTCGCCACGGCTTCGGCTGCAGCCTGCGTTGAGGCTGTATAACCCGGCGTTGACCGACCGGCAACCCGCTGATAGCTTCGGACCACGCATTTCGGAATGTTTTCGGAAAGGCGCAATTGTCCTGGGGGCCGTCGGTGGCAGAATTCAACATTATCGACTGACTCCACCTTGTCCAGTGGAAGGTAGCTGAACCATGTCAGCCGACGATGTCATGGCGTTCACCATCCAGTCACTGCGGGAAATGAACTTCTACACCGACGAAACCGGTCCGGAGACCATGCTTGGACCCTCCGGTGCTGACCTCGACTCGCTCGCCGTGTCCGAGCTCGCGCTGCGCATCGAGGAGGAGTACGGCGTGACGTTCGACGACAACGACATCGAGACCCTGGCCATCATGACGCTCGGCGAGTTCGCCGCCGAGGTGGCCAAGCGGGCCGAGTTGGTCGCGCAGGCCGACGGGGCGCGCAGGTAGCACTGTGGAAGGCAACCCGACCGAGGACGGGCACGCGCAGCTGTACCGGACCATCCGGCTGATCCGCCGCTTCGAGGAGCACGCCATCGACCTCGTGCGCTCCGGCGACATCCCCGGCATCCATCCCTGCATCGGCCAGGAGGCGGCCGCCGCCGGCGTATGCGCGGCGCTGCGGAAGGACGATGTCGTGCTGTCC
Coding sequences within:
- a CDS encoding acyl carrier protein: MSADDVMAFTIQSLREMNFYTDETGPETMLGPSGADLDSLAVSELALRIEEEYGVTFDDNDIETLAIMTLGEFAAEVAKRAELVAQADGARR